The Spea bombifrons isolate aSpeBom1 chromosome 4, aSpeBom1.2.pri, whole genome shotgun sequence genome segment tgtattagaggactgcatcggGATGCGGGTCCCATCAACAAGCACAGAAATAAATGGGAAAGTATATAAAAGTATTACACGATTCCTTACTATCGTAGGACAAGTAAAGGATTTGTTACGGTCAGAGaccccatttaacccccattCTTTATATTGTTGGTATCCAGGAGAGTATCCACCCTCAACACCTGCTTGTTTCTCTCTTACGGGGATTTGAGGATTATTTACACCCAAAAggtaaatctccaattgttttGGAACTATTACCGATACAGGTTAATCTTTATTGCTAAAATAAGGTGCTGTGCCATCAAGAAGCGACAATCTCCAGACTGTGTTTACCCCGGGATTCCCCCCTCACGCAATTCATCAACAAGATCGCCCGGATCATGGAAAAATCACAAGTGTCACAGCAGCTCATGAAATATGCAGAGCAATCAAAGGCGATTCATCCGACGAAGGGGGAGCTGAAATATTAACGAGCTACTGAAAGGTAATGAAAGAACTAGGAGGTTTGTgtacagggggaaaaaaagcctcGGATCGGGTGGCACGGCTAACTACGGACTGAgcaaaaatgatcatttaacccctttctCCCCCGTTGCCTGCCAGAAACAGAACTGGGTTCCACCATGCAAGCCCTTTGACAAATAGTTAGGGATGGTGGTCTCATATATTAGGTGGATAtaacagagtgtgagtgtgagtgagagtccCTGGTATGAAATACAATGTTAGAGGTAACTCCCTTTTAtgaaaatccattttattttcccaTGGAGATTACTCACCGGTATTATATAGTTAATTAAATAGAAACATggagtccatcaagttcaacaaTTCTACAAACCCATGTTAGCTGATCCAGAAGGCAAAAGACTACTAACTGAGACAGTAATATCAtctcaaagagaaaaaaaatccttctcgACTCCAATGCAGCTGAGATGACATTAATGTCTCAGTGGGTTGTTTTTGTCATCTTCTGGATCAACTGTCCggtattaccggtatttaaaaaataaataaataaaataaacattctgaGATTATAAAAGGGCAGAAACCAAGAAAGGCTCATAAATATTTCAAGCTATGCTTCAGAATACTGTAACCCCCCCAATGAGCATGGCACAATCACTTACCCAGGATTCATGGTACAGGACAGTTAGCAGGTACATACTGTAATCTTGATTCTGTCTCCTGAGTGGACATCTGAAATAGTAGAGATACATCATCAACTCATCCATGTGCTTTACAGCTTCTTTAGCTGTTTTAAAGCAGGCTGGGTCTTTACTGTAAGGACATTAACCTTTATACTATACGGGGTGCTACCACTTGGAGGGTTTGCAGGGACCGTGGCGTTCTCCATAATAGTTATATGATATACAGTAGGCCTGGCTACCTGTCTGCCTGGATGGCGAGGGTATCAGTGGCCGGGTCATATCGAGATCCCACGAGTTTAATGATCTTTTTCCTAGCGTGATCATCCAAGTTTAGGCTGGAGAGTTTCACCTGTGAGAAACAGAGGGACCAATTCATTAAACGCAGGATacttctaaacaaaaaaatgtaataaaaagcaAGGAAAAGGCAGGTAAAAGCACAAATCACGGCTTTATGTGAAGTTGAGAGAAGTAATCACAACTTCATCATATCATACGTTCATAGATCGTATTGCAGCTCCTGCGTCTGTACTCACCCGTAAGGTCACCACGCGGCCTTTTGGGTTTCGAACAGAAGGGCCGGCTGAGACGTAATCCGAAGCCTGAATCTCAATGGGGAAATGCTGTGCGCAAAGCTCGTCGCTCGAGAGATCAGATGGCCACGGAGTGCAGAACTCTGAGACAAAACACACAACCTTTCCAGGTTAGACGCTAAACTACATCAGACACTGGGGGTTATACACAATCAGAGCGATTCCGAGGCAGGTAGTAACATACACTATCACTCTATATAACAGGACTACACTGCCATTCttaggtttggggtcacttagacaaGGATCTCACCTTTCAGGGCTGCACAGTGCTTCTTTATCGCAACAGGAGTCAGGTGCAAAAAATTGGGGATCTGATAAATAGAACAAACTCGTTAAATAGTGAACTGATTCGagaaaaatacaaccaaaaagtACATTAAGGCTCAAGACTTATTTATAAAGACCAGTTCAGGTTTACAGTGATAAACAACGAACAATCAGTAAGAATATGTCcctggtttccatggcgattgcCCCGCATTTGAAATTTCTGTCTCAGGACCGTTCTTGGTTAAAGGAACGCATTGTCTTCTATCAGCAACCGTGTTTACCTTTAGAAGTTCCAGGTTCCCCATCTTATCTGGAGGGGCTCCGCTCTTCACCGGGTACCCCATGCGAATGGGAAGGGGCACCGCGGATGGCTTAAAGGATGCCGCTGATGGATAGACACTGCTCCAGTCCTGATCCGGAAGCATCTTCTCTGTTCTGGGAACCGGGGGCTGGACAGAAAGACCAAAGTTTATGATTAGGTTTCAAAGGTGgtggatacatggaacagcattCCAGACGAGGCGGTGGGCGATAACGCATAAATCAAGAACGTCTAGGTTATTTACGGGCAATATCCTACAACACAGCGGGCGTACTTTAGTTATTCGCAGCTGTCATTATAACAGCTCTGCTTCGGTTAAACTTGAGCAACACATAACAAATGAGCCTTAAAGATCTAGCTGAGCTaggtgcatgtgatggctgaaAAGTGCATTATTATCCCCAAAAGACGCGTGCTATATTGCATCACTTTGCTGCCAACACGTTTACCTCTCTTTTAAATGTGCCCCGCTGCAATGAACGGTTCCCCCGGGCTGctggagctgctgctgctgctgctgctgctgcaaaaataaaattaaaaaaatatataaatattaatagatttattTCAATACCCCTGGCTGCGAGGCTtagagtttaaccctttgtgcgtAAGAGGGTATGTACAGAACTGCAGACTTACCAATGACAACAGCATATTACGGTACGACGAAAGCATTCATATATACTAAGTCACAGGAGgagaagagcttacaatcataTGGCATTACAAGGATATCAGAGGGTTAATGCCCCCCCCTGTTATAGATAACAACATATCTGCAGCTCTTAAAATACCCAAAAGCACACTTTATCACTACACAGCCAGTGATATGTTGAACATAGTGAGGGTTGCACTTTTCACTTTTTCGCCTATTCACAGCTTTACAGATACAAATGAATGCGTTCCTCACCCGATGAAGGGACGGACAACCCAGTGCTGTAGCCAGGGCCCCTCCTAGGGGCCACACACTGGATCCCCGGGACCCTAAGGGTCACACACACTCGGCTCAGCATGGAGGTCGCCATCTTGCGTGTGGTAGACGGCGCGACGCATGGGACAAATCACCAGAAAACGCGAAGCCGGCTGTCAGACAGCGTTAACGGGATTCGGAGCGGGTCCTGGACGCTGGAGAGAGGATGGTGCTGGAAGCTTCAAGTCTGGGAGGGCATCATTTTCGTTAAATTGGTTTAAAAGGCTGtcaaaaaaaagacagtaaaatggtttatggtgGAAATAATtttgatagaaaaaaatgtaagaaagctGCATGTGATATGGATTTTATGTGTAATAAAAGGTGATTCTGGTGTGGaagtttgaagaagaaaaaagtggttttatcaccatggcaaccaatggactGGTCTagcttggttgctatggtgataaggccccttttttttctcggctcccaaaatacaaaaagaaggaACGATTGTTTTGTTGAAATACAAAAACtgcttcaataaaaatattgcttttttttaaaataattc includes the following:
- the MRPS35 gene encoding 28S ribosomal protein S35, mitochondrial isoform X2, whose protein sequence is MATSMLSRVCVTLRVPGIQCVAPRRGPGYSTGLSVPSSAAAAPAARGNRSLQRGTFKREPPVPRTEKMLPDQDWSSVYPSAASFKPSAVPLPIRMGYPVKSGAPPDKMGNLELLKIPNFLHLTPVAIKKHCAALKEFCTPWPSDLSSDELCAQHFPIEIQASDYVSAGPSVRNPKGRVVTLRVKLSSLNLDDHARKKIIKLVGSRYDPATDTLAIQADRCPLRRQNQDYSMYLLTVLYHESWKTEAWESEKAESDMEEYVWEGSKSENSLLQTLLKLRSGSSTKEEILRSPDVQEYRAAVLNMRNQGEKEDNISQYKESVKKLLGVA
- the MRPS35 gene encoding 28S ribosomal protein S35, mitochondrial isoform X1, giving the protein MATSMLSRVCVTLRVPGIQCVAPRRGPGYSTGLSVPSSAAAAAPAARGNRSLQRGTFKREPPVPRTEKMLPDQDWSSVYPSAASFKPSAVPLPIRMGYPVKSGAPPDKMGNLELLKIPNFLHLTPVAIKKHCAALKEFCTPWPSDLSSDELCAQHFPIEIQASDYVSAGPSVRNPKGRVVTLRVKLSSLNLDDHARKKIIKLVGSRYDPATDTLAIQADRCPLRRQNQDYSMYLLTVLYHESWKTEAWESEKAESDMEEYVWEGSKSENSLLQTLLKLRSGSSTKEEILRSPDVQEYRAAVLNMRNQGEKEDNISQYKESVKKLLGVA
- the MRPS35 gene encoding 28S ribosomal protein S35, mitochondrial isoform X3 is translated as MATSMLSRVCVTLRVPGIQCVAPRRGPGYSTGLSVPSSAAAPAARGNRSLQRGTFKREPPVPRTEKMLPDQDWSSVYPSAASFKPSAVPLPIRMGYPVKSGAPPDKMGNLELLKIPNFLHLTPVAIKKHCAALKEFCTPWPSDLSSDELCAQHFPIEIQASDYVSAGPSVRNPKGRVVTLRVKLSSLNLDDHARKKIIKLVGSRYDPATDTLAIQADRCPLRRQNQDYSMYLLTVLYHESWKTEAWESEKAESDMEEYVWEGSKSENSLLQTLLKLRSGSSTKEEILRSPDVQEYRAAVLNMRNQGEKEDNISQYKESVKKLLGVA